In Oryza sativa Japonica Group chromosome 2, ASM3414082v1, the following are encoded in one genomic region:
- the LOC4329156 gene encoding ubiquinol oxidase 2, mitochondrial — protein MALVQSARRAAGPAASRLFSTASVAAAGRSPVAGLPKALPRPAISSLWMVGAAAPPRRFAGTAAVGGVDVTAPTATPPPAKKEESEKEAASYWGVAPTRLVKEDGTVWKWSCFRPWDTYEADVAIDLTKHHNPATLGDKVARWTVKSLRWPVDLFFQRRYGCRAMMLETVAAVPGMVAGAVLHLRSLRRFEHSGGWIRALLEEAENERMHLMTFMEVSQPRWYERALVVAVQGAFFNAYLASYLLSPRFAHRIVGYLEEEAVHSYTEFLRDLDAGKIDDVPAPAIAIDYWRLPADATLRDVVMVVRADEAHHRDVNHYASDIHYQGHALREVAAPLGYH, from the exons atggcCCTGGTGCAGTCGGCGCGGCGTGCCgcggggccggcggcgagccggctcTTCTcgacggcgtcggtggcggcggccgggcgctcCCCCGTGGCTGGCCTGCCGAAGGCGCTGCCGCGGCCGGCCATATCGTCGCTGTGGatggtcggcgccgccgctccgccccgccgctttgccggcacggcggcggtgggcggtgtcGACGTGAccgcgccgacggcgacgccaccgccggcgaagaAAGAGGAatcggagaaggaggcggcgagctACTGGGGCGTGGCGCCGACGAGGCTCGTCAAGGAAGACGGCACGGTGTGGAAGTGGTCCTGCTTCCGG CCGTGGGACACGTACGAAGCTGACGTGGCGATCGATCTGACGAAACACCACAACCCGGCGACGCTCGGTGACAAGGTTGCCAGGTGGACGGTCAAATCGTTGCGCTGGCCGGTTGACCTCTTCTTCCAG AGGAGGTACGGGTGCCGGGCGATGATGCtggagacggtggcggcggtgccggGGATGGTGGCCGGCGCGGTGCTGCATCTGCGTTCGCTGCGGCGGTTCGAGCACAGCGGCGGGTGGATCCGGGCGCTGCTGGAGGAGGCCGAGAACGAGCGGATGCACCTGATGACGTTCATGGAGGTGTCGCAGCCGCGGTGGTACGAGCGGGCGCTGGTGGTCGCCGTCCAGGGCGCCTTCTTCAACGCCTACCTCGCCTCCTACCTCCTCTCCCCTCGCTTCGCCCACCGCATCGTCGGCTACCTCGAGGAGGAGGCCGTCCACTCCTACACCGAGTTCCTCCGCGACCTCGACGCCGGCAAGATCGACGACGTCCCCGcccccgccatcgccatcgacTACTGGCGCCTCCCCGCCGACGCCACCCTCAGGGACGTCGTCATGGTCGTCCGCGCCGACGAGGCCCACCACCGCGACGTCAACCACTACGCCTCC GACATACATTACCAGGGTCACGCGCTGAGGGAGGTGGCCGCGCCGCTCGGCTACCACTGA